CTCGCGGGGGCGTCGGCGGAGTCGGTGGAATCGGTGAATTCGGACATGCGGGAATTATAACGACGCCGCCGCGCGCGCACCGGCGCTGCCGAGCGACACAAATTTTTTCAAGTGCGTACACGGGCGCTCAAGTTTCCTTCGGTATCATCTCGCCGGTTGCGTTGGCCCGGCCGGCGGCGCGCCCGTCCGGCTTTCCCGCTGTTTTGTCCCCAGTCCGCGCGCCCCCAATTCGCGCGCTCGTCCCGCCCCTGTTCCCGAATCGAAGGAAACGTCTTGGATACGCTGATTCATTTCGTCAACCTGGTCCTGCACATCGACGCGTTCCTCGGCCAGTTCATCCGGCAGTACGGCGCCTGGGTGTATCTGGTGCTGTTCCTGATCGTGTTCTGCGAAACCGGGCTGGTGATCCTGCCGTTCCTGCCGGGCGATTCGCTGCTGTTCATCGCGGGCGCGTTCGCCGCGTCCGGCGAGATGAGCGTGGTGGCGCTGATCGTGCTGCTGCTCGCGGCGGCCATGCTCGGCAACACCGTCAACTACCTGCTCGGCCGCGCGATCGGGCCGAAGGTGTTCGACACGCACGTGCCGGTGCTCGAGCGCTTCCTCGACCGCGCCGCGCTGCAGAAGACCCATGATTTCTACGAACGCCACGGCGGCAAGACGCTGGTGCTGGCGCGCTTCATTCCGGTGGTGCGCACCTTCGCGCCGTTCGTCGCCGGCGTCTCGGCGATGCGCTTCGCGCGCTTCCAGCTCTTCAACGTGGCCGGCGCGCTGGGCTGGGTGCTGCTGCTCACGCTGCTCGGCTATTTCTTCGGCAACATCCCGTTCATCCGCCAGTACCTGAACGTGATCGTGCTGGTGGGGATCGGCGCGGCGGCCGTGCCGGTCGTGATCGGCGCGCTCTGGAAGCTGTTGCGCGGGCGGGCGAACCCGTCGCGCGGCGGCTCGAACGCGCCGCGCGGGCGCGGCTGAGGCACCGCCGCCGCGGCCGGACTGCCGCGATCCGCTTGCCCCGGTCCCGGCCCCCGCCTGAAAGCGACGACGCTCGCTCCCTTCGAGCGGGCGTCGTCGCTTGCGGCATGCATTGTTGGGCGGTAGCGAGTTCCGCCATGAAGTCTCCG
The genomic region above belongs to Burkholderia plantarii and contains:
- a CDS encoding VTT domain-containing protein, translated to MDTLIHFVNLVLHIDAFLGQFIRQYGAWVYLVLFLIVFCETGLVILPFLPGDSLLFIAGAFAASGEMSVVALIVLLLAAAMLGNTVNYLLGRAIGPKVFDTHVPVLERFLDRAALQKTHDFYERHGGKTLVLARFIPVVRTFAPFVAGVSAMRFARFQLFNVAGALGWVLLLTLLGYFFGNIPFIRQYLNVIVLVGIGAAAVPVVIGALWKLLRGRANPSRGGSNAPRGRG